GACGTTTTGCGCGTGCATAAGCACTTGGCACGAAGCTTGCCATGCAAGATGAGTGACAAAGCAAAATGTGGCGCGGCCCAAGCAAGAGTGCGAAGCATCTCGAAGCGCAGCGATAACCCGATAGTTATACGCCGTAGCTTAATAATTAAATGGAAAGTTCTTTTTGAAGTTCGAGTTCTTTCTTAAGAACCTTGTTAATGATCGAATTTATATCTTTACCCTTAGAAGAAGCAATTTTGGAAAAATATTCTTCAATATCTTCATCGAGGTATATCGGAAGATGCATATCTCTCTTATCTTTTATAAAAAAGATTCCTTTTTTACCTTTAGAGAAGTCATAGTGTTTTTTCATTTCTTAATCTTTGCCTAATCTTTGGAAATATTCTTTTTCTTCCAATTTGTCAGCTTTTCTTGCGGAAATTATTCTTAGTTTCTCTTCTTTTTTATTGGATCTGTCTACAAAAACAACCACGATTATAGTAAAATTTTCAATTTTCCCGAGCACAAGCCATCTTTCTTCATTTTCAGAATGATTTTCATCCGGAATA
This portion of the Leptospira neocaledonica genome encodes:
- a CDS encoding toxin-antitoxin system, antitoxin component, whose protein sequence is MKKHYDFSKGKKGIFFIKDKRDMHLPIYLDEDIEEYFSKIASSKGKDINSIINKVLKKELELQKELSI
- a CDS encoding BrnT family toxin, with translation MLFEWDDKKNSSNLKKHQISFKQASQVFLDKDAIYIPDENHSENEERWLVLGKIENFTIIVVVFVDRSNKKEEKLRIISARKADKLEEKEYFQRLGKD